Sequence from the Stenotrophomonas sp. 364 genome:
GCGGCAATCGCGTTGGGCACCACGGTGGCCATCGCCGGCGCCGGCCTCGGCGTGATGGCGTATGGAACCTCCAAGAACGTCAAGAGCATTGATCGCAACGAGCTTAACGCGGTCGGCCACAGCCAGAAGGCCAACAAGCAGGCGCTCGATCTGGCCAGCGGTGAGGCCAAGGCTGGTGGCGGCGCCATGAGCGCCGGTCAGAAGGGTGTGCTGACTGGCGGTGGCAGCCGCACCGCCGCAGCCACCAACCATGCTCAGCACGCCCGGAACACCGCGCAGAACTCGATGCCGATCGCGGCGGGCCAGTCGACAACTCAAATGGGCAACGCCGCAGGCAATGTGGCCCAGGCCGATGGCGATGCCAAGGCGGCCGAGGAAAGCCGCATCAAGGAGAACCTCACCCAGGCTGCCGAAGTCAGCCGCAAAACGTCCGAGAATCAGCAGCAGGAGGCAGTCAAGGCGCGCGAATCCACCGACGAGGTCCGCCGCCAGCTGGCCGCGCTTGGCGATACCCAGGCCGCTACCCGCGACGCCATTACCCGCAACATCGGCGCCTGATCCCCTGCCTTTTCATTCCGTGCCGCCCGGCGTCCCCGCCGGCGGTACGCAAAGACCGTGAGTTCCCATGATCCTACCCACCGCGTTCACCCCCTTGCGCACGACAGGCCAGCCGCCGGCACCGTCGCCGGCTGCCAGCGCCGGCCTGCAGGAGCAGCGCATCGCGCGCCCGTCGCTCGACCGCGCCGGCTTGATCGAGACAGGTGCCCGGCTGCATGCCGAGCAGGGTCGGCGCGCTGGCCTGCGCCTGCAGTTGCAGCAGGCTGCGCAGCTACAGCGGCAGGTCCAGGCGCTGCTGGAGGAGGGCGAACACGTCGCGCCCCCCGCGCAGGCGCAGGACGGCGCTGCCTATGCGGAGGACACCAAGAACACGCGTGAGTGGCGCGCACGTGCGGCCATGGCATTGACCGCCAAGGCCCAAGCGGCCGGTCTGCTGACCGGCGCGCAGGCGTCCTCGTCAACCGACGACACCGGCGCCGTGCTGTCTGCCCTGCAGGCGAACCTGGCACAGGCCGAGCGCGGCCTGCGCCATGCCTGGGCGCAGAACGAGGCCACGGGCTTGTTTGTGCTGCCCGGCGAAGACGGCGACCTGGCCGTGCTGGATCGCTGCACCCTGCAGTGGGCCGACATGGCGCGTCGCGATACGCTCATTGCCGACATGCGGGTCGCGCTGGATTCCGTCCTTGGCGCACACGCCAACGTGGACCCAACCCAGGCCGCGCAGATCAGGCAGGCGATCGCCGACGCCGGGCGCAGCCAGCTGATGGTCAGCGTGCAGGCGCTGGCAGACGATCCGGGCATCGACGCCACGGTGAAGGCCAGCCTTGCCGTGCAGCTGCAGCCACTGTTCGCCCACCACGAGGCGGCGGCCGATGCGGCCGCGCAGGACCACGGCTCGCACTACGACTTCTTCGACGAGCTGTTCAAATTGCTGGAAGGGCTGCAGGGCGACTGGCTGGACCGCAACCAGGAGATTCTGGAAAGGTACATCGCCTTCTTCGAGAAGCTGACCGAAGTGATGGCGCTGTTTGCTTCCGCCTTCAACGGGTTCCAGAACGATGGCACCCAGAACATGAACTTCGACAGGCTTTGGGTTGCACTGGAGGACTTGAAGAACAGCGACGCCATGAACCTGGGGGGCAGCTTCGCCACCGAAGCAGAGGCGCAGGAGCATCTGAAAAAGCTGGGTCTGGAAGGCGTCACCGTGGTCCGCGACGGGAACGGCTACCAGCTGAGAATGGACACCTCCACGATCAGCAACCTGCAGGGAACGCTGTCGCTCAAGAATGGTCGCCCGCCGAATCCGCGGCCCGGTGAACCCGGCTATGACACGGGGGGGCGAAACGTATTCCTCACGCCGGCCAAAGTGAATGCCATCACGTCGGCCAAGGACGCCCTGATGGAGCGTTTCAATCACATCAGTAAGGTGATGACCGAAAACTATCAGCGCACGCTGCAGCTGTGGGATACCTTGGTGAAGACCCTCAGCGGCACCATCGATGCGATCACCGAAGCCGATCGCGTCTTCGTCAGCAACTTGACGTGATCACGATCTTGCCCTTCTTCGATCAGGAATGACCTCGATGCCTAACCCAAGCGTCAGTGCGACGTCCCACATGCTTCCGCCGCGTTCATACCAGCCGCCGGTGCAACGAGAATGCCTGCCCGTCGACAGTCTCAAAAATGGGTCGCTGCCAACGTCCACGCGCACCTCAGCCTCAACCTCCACCTCCGCGTCCCAGCAGTCACGCGGACCGATGGCGCAGTCTGCTGCCGGTAAACAGCTATCCATGATCGGCAATGCGGGCAGCAAGACCTTGGAGATGTGGGACACGTTCCACAGTACCAACGCGTCGGTGGCGGAAAACCTGGTGGTGCAGAACGCAGCATCTGGCAGAAGCTCCCCAATCGATGCCAGCCATATATTCGGCAAGGAGCGGATCAACGCCTCGCTCGACCATCGCGCGCTGGCCACCCAAAACGTGCTTGCCAACCTCAACGGTGTGCAGGTAAACGGTGCGATCGTCCAGGAGATCATCCATGGGGATCACGACGCCATGGGGCGCGAGGCGGTGGTCAGCGCCTGCGTGCAGTTGGCGGTCACCGACGTGGACCGGTTCGGTATCGAGCACGCCGGGCTGGCGCCCCTGCCGCATGTGCCGACAGCCGAGGTTGAGGCATTGACCAAGGCCCTCTCCACCTACATTGAGACCGTAGTCAAGGAGGGCGTGAGCAGGAAAGGCAACAACTGGACCGACTGCGCGCGCAACAGCCTGACCACGGACGCGCGCCGGGCCGCACTGGATGCGCTGCGCAACGCTGCTGGCAAGCTGTCAGCCGCGGTTGACCTGACCTCCACCACCCCGGCCAACAAGACCATGGGCCGTCTGGCGCAACTGATGATGCCCGGGCTGGATCATATTGCCTGCCAGAAGCAGGGCATCTGCCTGAGCGAGGCGGTGCAGCCTGGCGCGCTGGAAAACTTCATCAACGCCAAGGCCGGTGCTGCCTGGACCACGGTGATGAATCAATGGCAAGCGGCCGACACGGTCGGCCTGTTCACCTTCGCGGGCAAGCTGCTGCATCTGCTGGACGAGGCGGAGCGCGGCACGCCGGCAGCACCCACGCCGCGCACGCCTGCCGCAGACACGCCGCCGCCGGCACGGGATCGCCGCATGTCCGAGCCGATGGCAGGGCCGGTGTTCAACAACAGCAACCGCATGGGCGATATGCACACCACCGTGAACGCCCCCGACCTGAGCTGGATACCGGCGCTGATGCAGCCGATGCACGAGTTCAACAAGGAAGTGCTGCCCCAGGTGCTGCAGCTGTTGCGGGAGCAGGGTGTTGGCAGGCCGGGTCCAGATGGAAAGCCGGGCCCCGACGGCAATCAAGGTCCGGATGGCAATCGAGGGCCGGACGGCAATCAAGGTCCGGATGGCAATCGAGGTCCGGACGGCAATCAAGGTCCGGATGGCAATCGAGGTCCGGACGGCAATCAAGGTCCGGATGGCAATCGAGGTCCGGATGGTAATCGGGGTCCGGATGGTAATCAGGGTCCGGATGGTAATCGGGGTCCGGATGGTAATCAGGGTCCGGATGGTAATCGGGGTCCGGATGGTAATCAGGGTCCGGATGGTAACCAAGGCCCAGATGGAAGGCCGATCGTCCATGACGTGGTCAAAACAATCCGGATGCCGGAACCGATGAACCCACCCGTAGCCCGGGTCTTCATTCAGCCCACCAAGTCGGACAAGAAGTGGTTGCCCACCTTCCTGGGTGCGCCCAATCCGGGCTTGCGCCATGGCAACGTTTTCCAAGGTGGCTCGCAATACTTGATGAACTACACAGCATTGCGCCACAACAACCAGAGCAGGACGGTGCAGGTGGCAGTGAAGGGAGGAGCCGTACGTGAAGTGGATACGGTCCGAAGTGACCTGGATACCCCTGAGGTCGTTCCTGCGATATCGGCGGCGCGGATCCGCCAAGACGTGAATCACCGCGGCAAAGCCAGCGAAATTCTGCGCGTGACGGTGCAGCCGGAGACCGTGAAGCAGGCCGCCGAGGAGAGGGCGGCAGCGGCTCGGCAGCGGCGTGCAGCGACGCCGGATCCGGGCCTGCTTGACACCGATCAGCCATGGGTCTCAGCCCGCGGGACCACCGTCTGACGCTGGTATCCCATTTCAACACTCCGGTTTGCGCTTCGGCTACACGCTTCCAATAGGCTGCCCAGCCAAGGCTGGGCGCACGCCACCCATACGAACTCCCATCACCATGCCAGTCCCCACCTGCATCTGTACTTCCCTTGGCCTACCAGCAGTCAGCCGCTTCGTTGGCGCGGCCGCCAGAGCGTCCCACGCGCCGGACACCCGCGCCGGTATCGCGCTCACCGCCCTGCGCAACGCACCGGGCGAACACGTCAACGACCTCATCCGCCGAAGTGGTGAATTCGTGCGCCTGTCCGAGCTTCACCAGGCGTGTCGCCATCTGTCTGCATCGGCGGCGTTGCGGATGACCGAAACCGGTGAGATCCGCAAGGCCTCGCCCGGCGTCTTCAGCCGCATTGCGCACACCAAGCCGAAGACCCACTACGCGGCACAGGTCACGTTGCTCTCCGAAGAGGTCAACAGCATCACCAATGGCTCGCTCAGCGCCGTGCGCGGCTGCCACCTGGCCCAGTTTGCAGAGTCCGCTGCGCGCAGGCTGGAGTCGGTGACTCGCACTGCATTCCCCAGCTTCTATCAGGCGGTAGCCGCCAACACCCCGTCAGGCGCACCGGTGGCCGACGCCATCATCGATGTGCTCGTTGCGGTAAATGCCAACGCGCCTGATGGCCTCCATCGGATCGAAAAGATGATCTGATCCGCGCACACGGCACCTGTTTTACAAGTTGTTGCATGGTGGGTGCCGCGGCAATCACGCACCATGGCGCCCGGCCCGCCCGCCGCGTCATTGCAGGCGTCACGCGGGCCGGCCCATCGCCCCTGGATGTACATGACCGTCGTACCCCCCCTGTCGATTGCTACGCTTGTCGCTCACGCCAGTGGGCGCTGCCCACTGCACGTTGCCGCCGGTGACCGGCTGGTCGAAGACCTGCGCCTGGACTCGATGGACGTGGCCGGTCTCTTCATCGACATCGAGAATGTGCACGGCGTCATCCTGGCGCCGGAGGTGGTACGGTCCATCCGCACTGTCGCCGATCTGGACGCCGCCGTGATCGCACAGGGGCGCCGGCAGCCATGATCCGCGTCACCCTATGCGCGCTGCTGCTGGCATTTACCTCCCCGGCCAACGCGGCCATCCATGCCAGGCTTGGTGCGGATGGCCACGTCCACGTCAGTGAGACGCCTGCGCCGGGCACGCAGCCGTTCAATCCACTGCAACCGCGCCCATCGCGTCCCAGGGTGCAGACGCGCACGGCTGCGGCACCCACGCCACCGCGCGGCAGCGCATGGGCACACCCGCTGATTGATGCGGCCGGGCAACAGGCGGGGGTGGACGCGGCGCTGCTGCATGCCGTGGTACAGGTGGAATCGGCCTACAACCCGCGCGCAGTGTCACGCGCGGGCGCGGCTGGCCTGATGCAGTTGATGCCGGCCACCGCCAAACGCTTCGGTGTGCGTGATCGCTTCGATGCCGCGCAGAACCTCAGCGGCGGCGCAGCCTATCTGGCGTGGCTCATCAAACAGTTCGACGGTGACCTGGAGCTGGTGCTGGCCGCCTACAACGCCGGCGAAGGCGCGGTGCGCCGGCATGGCAACACCGTTCCCCCCTATGCCGAAACCCGTGCGTACGTACGCCGCGTGCTTGCGCTGTACGCGCGTTGAGCACGTGATGCCCTCCCTTTCTTCCCTTTTGATTCCTGGTCCAGCCTTGCCATGTCCTACCAGCTGAAGCTTCTCTCCGGCACGCTGAACGGCGTGGAATACACGTTGAACCGCGGCGACACCGTGTTCCATATCGGCGCCCGTCAGGATCTGCTGGATGGCCGCGCCGCACAGTTGCTGCAGGGGGCAGAGAATGCGTATTTCCTGCCCGAAGACCTGCCGCCCGCCGCCTTCCTGGTGCAGTGTCCGGCCACTGCCGACGCCACCACCGGGCTGCAGCTGGGCGAGCGCGAGGCCGCCGACCAGCCCTGGCAGTATCGGCCCCTGTCAGCGCAGACCGTGGTTCAGTGCTGCGGGGTGTACTTCGCGGTGCGCACCACGGCCGAGCCCTGGGTGCCGGAGGTGCTTGCCTTCGTGCCCCCGCACCAGGCCGTGGCCGCGCTGGTACCTGGCCGGCGCCCGGCCGCCGACGCCGCGCCGCCCCGCGCGCCTGGTCGCGGCGGCGTTCTTCGCTGGGCGGCGCTGGCGGTTGTAGTGGTGGCCGTGGCGTCGGCATGGTTCTACTGGCAGTACACGCCACAGGTCCGTGTGAATGGTCTGGCGACGGTGCTGCGCAACGCACCGGGCGACTACCAGATCGTGGCCGGCACCGACGGCAAGCTGTATGCCTTCACCGACGACCGCGACGGCGCGGCGTGGGGCGAGTGCGCCAGCCGTCGCCTG
This genomic interval carries:
- a CDS encoding IpaD/SipD/SspD family type III secretion system needle tip protein produces the protein MILPTAFTPLRTTGQPPAPSPAASAGLQEQRIARPSLDRAGLIETGARLHAEQGRRAGLRLQLQQAAQLQRQVQALLEEGEHVAPPAQAQDGAAYAEDTKNTREWRARAAMALTAKAQAAGLLTGAQASSSTDDTGAVLSALQANLAQAERGLRHAWAQNEATGLFVLPGEDGDLAVLDRCTLQWADMARRDTLIADMRVALDSVLGAHANVDPTQAAQIRQAIADAGRSQLMVSVQALADDPGIDATVKASLAVQLQPLFAHHEAAADAAAQDHGSHYDFFDELFKLLEGLQGDWLDRNQEILERYIAFFEKLTEVMALFASAFNGFQNDGTQNMNFDRLWVALEDLKNSDAMNLGGSFATEAEAQEHLKKLGLEGVTVVRDGNGYQLRMDTSTISNLQGTLSLKNGRPPNPRPGEPGYDTGGRNVFLTPAKVNAITSAKDALMERFNHISKVMTENYQRTLQLWDTLVKTLSGTIDAITEADRVFVSNLT
- a CDS encoding PrgH/EprH family type III secretion apparatus protein → MSYQLKLLSGTLNGVEYTLNRGDTVFHIGARQDLLDGRAAQLLQGAENAYFLPEDLPPAAFLVQCPATADATTGLQLGEREAADQPWQYRPLSAQTVVQCCGVYFAVRTTAEPWVPEVLAFVPPHQAVAALVPGRRPAADAAPPRAPGRGGVLRWAALAVVVVAVASAWFYWQYTPQVRVNGLATVLRNAPGDYQIVAGTDGKLYAFTDDRDGAAWGECASRRLQRSDDIYLLRRQEAERLEQGLLQAGLPVVIVRLEQPAQPHIVLLGPITPVQREQAQAFIRGHAAYASGPVQVSTTSDATLVALAQAQLRGLGISSRAEPYGTRVSVINDVFLDDASLNAMAGMAGHFHREWGQRRITVHLQLWDDLLQGRSYRYSPGQLMSVGEGRWTYARATHGAAPAAP